In Microbacterium terrisoli, the genomic stretch GCCGCCCGCCTGCGTGTGAGCGAACTGCCGTATCTGATCGTGCTGTCACCGACCGGCGAGGTGCTGCTGCGGCATCCCGGACTGCTCACCACCGACGAGCTCGACTACGTGCTGCACGACCTGGACCAGGCGCTGCCCGGCGCCTCGGCGTGAGAGCGCGCCTCCTCGCCGCGCAGCGGTGTGCCGCGGTCACTCCTCGACGGGCGCGATCCGCGCCACGACGAAGGCCTGCACCGCCACCCCGGCGAGAAAGGTCGTCGTTCCGCCGATGCCGCTGAGCAGCCAGGCCACCGGCGCAAGGGGCACCGCCGACACCAGCCAGCACACCCCGGTCGCCACGAACAGGGTCGCGATGTTGCCGGTGGCCACCAGGTAGGGGTGCGCGATCGCGCGGCGTTCCACCGCCGGCCGATTGCCATGCCGACGGTGGAAGACCCTGCCCACGGCCACATAGGCGCCACACGCCCCCGCGAGCATCAACAGGATCGACAGCACGTCGGGAAGCCCGTGATGCTCCACCGTCACCATCGTCGTGCACCAGATCAACAGCGTGTAGGTGTGCGGGATCGCGACGGTCTCGGTGACTTCGTGCACCAGCCGGCCGTACGGCGTCCGCGGCTGCGACGTGCTCACCGTGTCGCCGCCTGGCGCCGGGGAAACGAGCGTCGGGCCGTGGATCCAAGCGTGCGCAGGCAGGGTGAACTCATGTTTTCCAGCCTGCCACCGTTCCCGCCGGCAGCCAGAGCGCGGGCCCCAGCGGAGACGGCCGGAGGAGAACGGCAGAGAACACTCAGCCCATCCCCCGTATCGCGTGCTTAGACTCGGCCGTATGGGCACCGTCAGGTTCAGCCGGCGTTGGGTTCCCGCCATCGTCGCACCGATCGTCGTCGCCGCAGGGGTGGTCATCACCCCGGCACTGGCGAACGCCGCCGCCGTACCTCCGCAGAAGACCGCCGCGCAGGTGCTGGATCTGATCGCCGCCGGTCAGGACGCGCACTATTCGGGCACGGTGCGACAGAGTTCGGACCTGGGCCTGCCGCAGCTGCCGGACTCGACGACATCCACCGTTCCCGGCGGCACGAGCGCCGCCGGCCTGCTCGAGCTGGCCACCGGGTCCCACTCCGCGCGGGTGTACGTCGACGGCGCCACCCGCCAGCGCGTGCAGGTGCTCGACACCCTCAGCGAGCGCGACGTGATCCGCAACGGCACCACCGTGTGGACCTATGACGCGCAGCAGCGCACCGCCACGCATGCCACCCTGGACGTCGGCGCGCACGACCTGCCCCTTCCGACCACGCCCGCCGACGCCGCCGATCGGCTGATCGCCGCGATCACCCCGACGACGTCGGTGTCGGTGACGAGGTCCACCGATCTGGGCCGCGGCGTCTACGAGCTGCGGCTCACGCCCAAGACCTCGGCCACGCTGGTCGCCGACGCGGTCATCACCGTCGACGCGAATACCGGTGTGCCGCTGGCCGCCCGCATCGACGCGCGCGGGCAGTCCACCCCCGCGGTGCAGGTCGCGTTCTCATCGATCGACTTCGCCCAGCCCGCCGCCGACATCTTCTCGTTCACCCCGCCCAAGGGCACGACGGTCACCGACCGCACTCTGACGCGCCCGACCGGGCACACCTCGACAGAGCACAAGGGCGTGAAGAGCCCGCCTCACGCGACGATGCCGAAGCCGACGGTGATCGGTACCGGCTGGGCCTCGGTCATCGAGGTTCCCGGGCGCGGCGCCATGTCCGCCCTGGGCGGCGACGCCGCCCTGCTGAACGAGCTCACCCGGCCCGTCGCCGGGGGCAGGATGCTGCAGACCTCGCTGATCACGGTCTACCTGCGCGGTGACGGCACGGTGTTCGCCGGCGCCGTGCCCTCCTCCGCCCTGCTGTCCGCCGCGCAGTGACAGCGCTCGCCGCAGCCGAGGCCGCGACCGATGCCGCAGCCGGCACCGCCATCTTCACCCGCGGGCTGACCAAACGGTTTCGCGGGCACCCCGCCGTCGACGGTCTGGATCTGACCGTGCCGCGCGGAGCGGTCTTCGGCTTCCTCGGACCCAACGGGTCGGGCAAGACCACGACCATCCGCATGCTCCTGGGCCTTGCCGCGCCCAGCGCCGGCGAGATCCATCTGCTCGGCGAGACACTCCCCCATGCGCTGCCGACCGTGCTCCCTCGCGTCGGGGCGCTCGTGGAGGGCCCCGCGTTCGCCCCGTTCCTCAGCGGCGCGGCGAATCTGTCGCGTTTCGACGCCGCCGACCCGCGCTCGTCTCCAGCCACCCGGCGCACGCGCGTGCGCGATGCGATCGGGCGGGTGGGCCTGTCGGCGGCAGCGACCAAGCGCGCGGGCGCCTACTCCCTGGGGATGAAGCAGCGGCTGGGCCTGGCATCCGCGCTGCTGGCCCCCCGCGAGCTTCTCGTGCTCGACGAG encodes the following:
- a CDS encoding LolA family protein, whose protein sequence is MGTVRFSRRWVPAIVAPIVVAAGVVITPALANAAAVPPQKTAAQVLDLIAAGQDAHYSGTVRQSSDLGLPQLPDSTTSTVPGGTSAAGLLELATGSHSARVYVDGATRQRVQVLDTLSERDVIRNGTTVWTYDAQQRTATHATLDVGAHDLPLPTTPADAADRLIAAITPTTSVSVTRSTDLGRGVYELRLTPKTSATLVADAVITVDANTGVPLAARIDARGQSTPAVQVAFSSIDFAQPAADIFSFTPPKGTTVTDRTLTRPTGHTSTEHKGVKSPPHATMPKPTVIGTGWASVIEVPGRGAMSALGGDAALLNELTRPVAGGRMLQTSLITVYLRGDGTVFAGAVPSSALLSAAQ
- a CDS encoding ABC transporter ATP-binding protein, which encodes MTALAAAEAATDAAAGTAIFTRGLTKRFRGHPAVDGLDLTVPRGAVFGFLGPNGSGKTTTIRMLLGLAAPSAGEIHLLGETLPHALPTVLPRVGALVEGPAFAPFLSGAANLSRFDAADPRSSPATRRTRVRDAIGRVGLSAAATKRAGAYSLGMKQRLGLASALLAPRELLVLDEPTNGLDPQGTREVRSLIRSLAADGTTVFLSSHLLAEIEQVCTHVAVMRAGRLVTSGTLNELRAESAPRVHVRTPDVDAAAAVLRRLGLSPQQVGPDEVDAALGDGVLGGPVLSGRVPIEQVTAALVGDGVRVRGIALAGATLEERFVELTGEGFDVAG